One window of Papaver somniferum cultivar HN1 chromosome 9, ASM357369v1, whole genome shotgun sequence genomic DNA carries:
- the LOC113312733 gene encoding uncharacterized protein LOC113312733 — protein sequence MDKSKSNIYMDQSKSNTYMEYLYNLEELYWKDKSREVWLMNGLVEGIKVCKNAPVMTHLLFADDSLLFYKATIKDFQTIKEYLQKYCLASGQENNFDKSGILFSKKIPKHLKQQLSNILDISNRDFGEKYLGTPTVFQASKIQTLMGILQAVDARISIWLHKLLSQAARTTLIKHISQVIPLYQMDAFLIPKHLCRKMDSHLCKFWWVETLDPKDRKLHLLGRDILCSPKSEGGLGFRKAKLNNLAMLTRNVWRIIENPHCLLVIVLKARYFPRTDFLNAKCPNKCSWTWKCLHAIKELINPFITWIVGDGQFIDPWCDKWIPSLGSASPNPLVPPDPNIKVSYFINPITRSWDVNRLNTHFDDASVEKIVTIPLSQICTHDKRAWDLSKNGRFTSKVGLRGLRPSPCSALWKKPSPIISHNIFVGYYDKWMPPPTSWIKCNTDGAYDDISENNGAGYVMRDFSNIASFCGSIVFEVKFVEEAEARAIWAALKKAVEQKLTHIIIESEFRILSEVVVKTYPFVSPLYIAH from the exons ATGGATAAGTCAAAGTCTAATATTTATATGGATCAGTCAAAATCTAATACTTATATGGAATACCTCTACAATTTAGAGGAACTCTACTGGAAAGATAAATCTAGGGAGGTTTGGCTCAT GAACGGTCTGGTTGAAGGCATAAAAGTGTGTAAAAATGCTCCTGTTATGACACACCTTTTATTTGCTGATGATTCCTTACTCTTCTATAAGGCTACTATTAAAGATTTCCAGACTATCAAAGAGTACCTCCAAAAGTACTGCTTGGCCTCTGGCCAAGAAAACAATTTTGACAAGTCTGGGATTCTGTTTAGCAAAAAAATCCCTAAACATCTTAAACAACAACTTTCTAATATCCTTGATATAAGTAACAGAGACTTCGGAGAAAAATATCTGGGTACACCAACTGTGTTCCAGGCTTCAAAAATACAAACCCttatgggtattctccaagcaGTTGATGCTAGAATTTCTATTTGGCTTCATAAGCTTCTGTCTCAGGCTGCTAGAACTACTTTGATTAAACATATTAGCCAGGTTATCCCCCTTTACCAAATGGATGCTTTCCTTATTCCCAAACATCTATGCAGAAAAATGGATTCCCACCTATGTAAGTTCTGGTGGGTGGAAACCCTTGACCCTAAAGATAGGAAATTACATCTTTTGGGGCGGGATATCCTTTGCTCTCCTAAGTCTGAAGGAGGCCTTGGTTTCAGGAAAGCTAAACTCAATAATCTAGCCATGTTAACTAGAAATGTTTGGAGGATTATTGAAAATCCCCACTGTCTGTTAGTCATTGTACTTAAAGCTAGATACTTCCCTAGAACTGATTTCTTAAATGCTAAGTGTCCTAATAAAtgttcttggacttggaagtgtctTCATGCTATAAAGGAACTAATTAATCCTTTTATCACCTGGATTGTGGgagatggtcaatttattgaccctTGGTGTGACAAATGGATTCCCTCTTTGGGTTCTGCTTCTCCTAATCCTCTTGTTCCTCCTGACCCTAATATTAAAGTTTCTTACTTTATTAATCCTATTACTAGATCTTGGGATGTTAATAGATTAAATACccactttgatgatgcttctgttGAGAAGATTGTcaccattcccttaagccagaTATGCACTCATGATAAgagggcttgggatctttcaaagaatggtagaTTTACCTCTAAAGTGGGACTTCGGGGGCTTAGGCCTTCCCCTTGTAGTGCTCTTTGGAA GAAACCTAGTCCCATTATCTCCCATAATATTTTTGTTGGTTACTATGACAAATGGATGCCCCCGCCTACTAGTTGGATAAAATGTAATACTGATGGAGCTTATGATGATATTTCTGAGAATAATGGTGCAGGCTATGTGATGAGGGACTTCTCAAACATTGCTTCCTTTTGTGGGTCTATAGTTTTTGAAGTAAAGTTTGttgaagaagctgaagccagagCTATTTGGGCAGCCTTGAAAAAAGCTGTGGAGCAAAAGCTTACTCATATTATCATAGAAAGTGAGTTCAGAATCTTATCAGAAGTGGTagtaaaaacatacccttttgtTTCACCATTATATATTGCACACTGA
- the LOC113313169 gene encoding uncharacterized protein LOC113313169, producing the protein MENDDELKTLASEIMAATNMLSDHELAFRLQMEEALNASLAVQPSSSNSVQQESPFSMDSVLTEDIPDFAPLKIQTLELDKFQQETKDREQSEAEMCKISQDLSRSIHDQNFAREILMFPEEDWEEEGDYFEKPFGEGSSSSSASSSSNLVSDGPFRLYFKGLVTEENVKGSVIAFASIGAAICDPSDNLILKVQKPLKGQWKSLSHRYAYVKALIEGLNAALSLKIQRINIYCDYHPLFQQLKGRWQVKQQNLKILMDQVVALREKFEICNMILLTRNDVKFAIKLARDAIDCQITASAESSSANETCNICLEEKDIMQIFSVDGCLHHYCCSCMKQHAEVKLLHGLVPGCPHEGCQTQLIADSCKRFLTPKFIEMMTLRLKEASVPVTEKLYCPYPKCSTLMSKSEVLSSNDLFGTANRSGAYKCIKCHGLFCINCKVPWHRGMSCLEYKRLNPRGEEAKLKSLASQQLWRQCVKCNHMIELAEGCYHMTCRCGFEFCYTCGAEWKNKKATCNCPLWNEDNILYDDSDEEEDEEWYDEEWDSEDDEYVNAPRRFFG; encoded by the exons ATGGAAAATGACGATGAACTGAAAACCTTAGCCTCAGAAATAATGGCAGCAACAAATATGTTATCTGATCATGAATTAGCTTTTCGATTACAGATGGAAGAAGCCCTAAATGCATCACTTGCTGTACAACCTTCATCATCAAATTCAGTACAACAAGAATCTCCTTTTTCAATGGATTCTGTATTGACTGAAGATATACCTGATTTTGCACCCCTTAAAATACAAACCCTAGAATTAGATAAATTTCAACAAGAAACAAAGGATCGTGAGCAATCTGAAGCTGAGATGTGCAAAATCTCTCAAGATTTAAGTCGTAGTATTCATGATCAAAATTTTGCCAGAGAAATACTTATGTTTCCTGAAGAAGATTGGGAGGAAGAAGGAGATTATTTTGAGAAACCATTTGGTGaaggttcttcatcttcatcggctTCGAGTTCATCGAATTTAGTGAGTGATGGACCGTTCAGGTTATATTTTAAGGGTTTGGTAACTGAGgagaatgttaagggttctgtaaTTGCGTTTGCGTCGATTGGAGCTGCGATATGTGATCCTAGTGATAATTTAATTCTTAAAGTTCAGAAACCATTGAAGGGTCAGTGGAAAAGTTTAAGTCATCGTTATGCTTATGTGAAAGCTTTGATTGAAGGTCTTAATGCTGCTCTTTCTTTGAAAATCCAGAGGattaatatttattgtgattatcaTCCTCTTTTTCAACAG CTCAAAGGGAGATGGCAAGTGAAGCAACAGAATTTGAAAATACTAATGGATCAGGTAGTTGCTCTTCGAGAGAAATTTGAAATTTGTAATATGATTCTACTAACTAGGAATGATGTTAAGTTTGCAATCAAATTGGCAAGGGATGCGATAGATTGTCAAATCACTGCGAGCGCTGAATCTAGCTCGGCTAATGAGACTTGCAACATCTGCTTAGAAGAGAAagatattatgcaaatattttctGTCGATGGTTGCTTGCACCACTATTGCTGTTCATGTATGAAGCAGCATGCAGAAGTAAAGTTACTCCATGGGCTGGTGCCCGGATGCCCTCACGAAGGTTGTCAAACTCAGTTGATTGCAGATAGCTGTAAAAGGTTTTTGACCCCTAAGTTTATTGAAATGATGACGCTACGTTTGAAGGAAGCATCTGTTCCTGTTACGGAGAAACTTTATTGCCCATATCCAAAGTGCTCTACTTTGATGTCGAAGAGTGAggttctatcttctaatgatttGTTTGGAACTGCAAATCGATCCGGAGCTTATAAATGCATCAAATGCCATGGTCTTTTCTGTATCAACTGCAAGGTCCCATGGCACCGCGGTATGTCCTGCTTAGAATATAAAAGGCTAAATCCACGAGGCGAAGAAGCAAAATTGAAATCTCTTGCTTCACAGCAACTGTGGCGCCAATGTGTCAAATGCAACCATATGATTGAACTGGCTGAAGGTTGCTACCACATGACTTGCAG GTGTGGTTTTGAATTCTGCTATACATGCGGAGCAGAATGGAAAAACAAGAAAGCAACCTGCAATTGTCCATTATGGAATGAAGATAATATCTTGTATGATGACTCTGATGAGGAAGAGGATGAAGAGTGGTATGATGAAGAGTGGGACTCCGAagatgatgaatatgtgaatgcgCCTAGAAGGTTTTTTGGATGA